One region of Pongo pygmaeus isolate AG05252 chromosome 21, NHGRI_mPonPyg2-v2.0_pri, whole genome shotgun sequence genomic DNA includes:
- the GDAP1L1 gene encoding ganglioside-induced differentiation-associated protein 1-like 1: MLGEREPPRRSLLLSCLRFRAVMATPNNLTPTNCSWWPISALESDAAKPAEAPDAPEAASPAHWPRESLVLYHWTQSFSSQKVRLVIAEKGLVCEERDVSLPQSEHKEPWFMRLNLGEEVPVIIHRDNIISDYDQIIDYVERTFTGEHVVALMPEVGSLQHARVLQYRELLDALPMDAYTHGCILHPELTTDSMIPKYATAEIRRHLANATTDLMKLDHEEEPQLSEPYLSKQKKLMAKILEHDDVSYLKKILGELAMVLDQIEAELEKRKLENEGQKCELWLCGCAFTLADVLLGATLHRLKFLGLSKKYWEDGSRPNLQSFFERVQRRFAFRKVLGDIHTTLLSAVIPNAFRLVKRKPPSFFGASFLMGSLGGMGYFAYWYLKKKYI; encoded by the exons ATGCTGGGCGAGAGAGAGCCGCCGCGCCGGAGCCTCCTTCTTTCCTGCCTCCGATTCCGGGCTGTCATGGCGACCCCCAACAATCTGACCCCCACCAACTGCAGCTGGTGGCCCATCTCCGCGCTGGAGAGCGATGCGGCCAAGCCGGCGGAGGCCCCCGACGCTCCCGAGGCGGCCAGCCCCGCCCATTGGCCCAGGGAGAGCCTGGTTCTGTACCACTGGACCCAGTCCTTCAGCTCGCAGAAG GTGCGGCTGGTGATCGCCGAGAAGGGCCTGGTGTGCGAGGAGCGGGACGTGAGCCTGCCGCAGAGCGAGCACAAGGAGCCGTGGTTCATGCGGCTCAACCTGGGTGAGGAGGTGCCCGTCATCATCCACCGCGACAACATCATCAGTGACTATGACCAGATCATTGACTATGTGGAGCGCACCTTCACAGGAG AGCACGTGGTGGCCCTGATGCCCGAGGTGGGCAGCCTGCAGCACGCGCGGGTGCTGCAGTACCGGGAGCTGCTGGACGCGCTGCCCATGGATGCCTACACACACGGCTGCATCCTGCACCCTGAGCTCACCACTGACTCCATGATCCCCAAGTATGCCACGGCCGAGATCCGCA GACATTTAGCCAATGCCACCACGGACCTCATGAAACTGGACCATGAAGAGGAGCCCCAGCTCTCTGAGCCCTACCTTTCTAAACAGAAGAAGCTCATG GCCAAGATCTTGGAGCATGATGATGTGAGCTACCTGAAGAAGATCCTCGGGGAGCTGGCCATGGTGCTGGACCAGATCGAGGCCGAGCTGGAGAAGAGGAAGCTGGAGAACGAGG GGCAGAAATGCGAGCTGTGGCTCTGTGGCTGTGCCTTCACCCTCGCTGATGTCCTCCTGGGAGCCACCCTGCACCGCCTCAAGTTCCTGGGACTGTCCAAGAAATACTGGGAAGATGGCAGCCGGCCCAACCTGCAGTCCTTCTTTGAGAGGGTCCAGAGACGCTTTGCCTTCCGGAAAGTCCTGGGTGACATCCATACCACCCTGCTGTCGGCCGTCATCCCCAATGCTTTCCGGCTGGTCAAGAGGAAACCCCCATCCTTCTTCGGGGCGTCCTTCCTCATGGGCTCCCTGGGAGGGATGGGCTACTTTGCCTACTGGTACCTCAAGAAAAAATACATCTAG